One window of the Microtus ochrogaster isolate Prairie Vole_2 chromosome 10, MicOch1.0, whole genome shotgun sequence genome contains the following:
- the LOC101981724 gene encoding LOW QUALITY PROTEIN: protein SSXA1-like (The sequence of the model RefSeq protein was modified relative to this genomic sequence to represent the inferred CDS: substituted 1 base at 1 genomic stop codon) — translation MKTRSSCLKSSVEDIHEPKKMCKAFQDISTYFSEEEWAKLSTWQKSVYVYMKRNYIRMTALGVTVNQPVFMRCKQQAKEIPVECIEVHGHERAGDIQVNVWSNRLRKRKKRVIHDXIRDPK, via the exons ATGAAAACAAGGAGTTCTTGTTTAAAGAGTTCTGTGGAAGACATTCATGAACCAAAGAAGATGTGTAAG GCTTTCCAGGATATTTCTACATACTTTTCTGAGGAGGAGTGGGCGAAACTAAGCACATGGCAGAAAAGTGTCTACGTGTATATGAAAAGAAACTACATCAGAATGACGGCCCTAG GGGTCACAGTCAACCAACCAGTTTTCATGCGTTGCAAGCAACAGGCCAAAGAAATCCCGGTGGAATGTATTGAAGTTCATGGCCATGAGA GAGCTGGCGACATTCAGGTAAATGTCTGGAGTAACCGgttgaggaaaaggaagaagcgAGTGATCCATGACTAGATCAGGGATCCCAAATAG